GCTCGGCGAGCTTGCCTGCCAGTTCGTCGTCAGAATAGGTGTAGATGAACTCACCCTTGTGCTTGCCGGCCAACGCGATACGGTGCAGCGGCGGCACGGCGGCGTAAACGTGGCCGTGGGAAATAAGCGGGCGCATGAACCGGTAGAACAGCGTCAAGAGCAAGATACGAATATGCGCGCCGTCGACATCGGCATCGGTCATCATGATGACCTTGTCGTAACGGGTCTGCGTGACGTCGAAGTTGGCGCCGCTCCCCGCACCAATGACCTGGATGATCGCCGAGCATTCCTTATTGGCGAGAATCTGGGTCATACTGGCCTTCTGCACGTTCAGGATCTTGCCACGAATCGGCAGCAGCGCCTGGAATCCGGAGTTGCGAGCGGCCTTGGCGGTGCCGAGTGCGGAATCACCCTCGACGATGAACAGTTCGGCCACGTCGTCGTTGCCCGGCTGGCAGTCGGAAAGCTTGGCGGGCATGGAAGCGGATTCGAGCGCGTTCTTGCGGCGGGTGACCTCCTTGGTCTTGCGTGCCTGAATACGCGCGTGCATCTCGCCGACAATCTTTTCCAAGACCCGTCCGGACTGCTCCTTGAAACCGCGACGGGACCCGTTGATCATCTCGCCGAACTGCTTGTCGGTCATCCTGGCGACGATTGGGCGCACCGGAGCCGTGCCAAGCACGTCCTTGGTCTGGCCCTGGAACTGCGGTTCGGCGATGCGCACGGTGACCACGGCGACGAGGCCGGCGAGGATATCGTCACGCTCGACCTTGTTTTTCGAGTCTTTGAGATTGACCTTGAGCTTGCGTGCGTTGGCTTCGACAGCCTTGCGCACCTGCTTGGTGATGCTTTGCAAGAAGCCGTCGACATGCATGCCACCGCCGGGGGTCTCCACGACGTTGACGAAACTGCGGATGGTGGTGTCGTAGCCGTTGACCCAGCGCAAGGCGATATTGACCGAGCAGTCGCGTTTGATCTTTTCGGCGTGCAGGTCGCCGTCGGTGTCTACCGCCTGCGTTTCCTCGGTATAGGTGGCGTCGCCTGCGATGCTCCAGACCGTCGAGACCGGTTCGCCGTGGGAAAGGAAGTCAACGAAGTCCTTCACGCCGCCGGTGTGCAGGAATTCTTCGACACGCTTGTGGGGGCGTGCAGGGGCTCCGTCGGTTTCGATGTTCAGTGACGTGTTGGTTCCGGCATTGTTACCGTCATCGTCGTTTTGGGATTTATCCGATGGATTATCATCATCGGTCTGTGCGGTTTCGGACATGTCGTCAGCCGCGCGGGTCTCGTCATCATCTTGCGATAATTCAGCATCTCCGTCAGTTCCAATGTTTTCGAAACCGTCCGACGAAACCATCGAATCATTATCATCGTCGAACGCCGAAGCCAACGTAGGGGCTTCAGCAACCGCGGAAGCATCCGCATTTGCGCCACTACCGGCAACCGATTCCTCCGGCTGCGGCGTATCGACCTCGAACATATCGTCCACGGCCGCATCCCCGGTTTCGGGAATGTTCTCGTCGATGACCACGATTTTGAGGCCCGGTACCAGGAAGCTGGTCTGACGTACGCGGTCAATCAACTGCTCGTAGCTGAAACGGGCGGTATCGTTGAAAATCTCCGGGTCGGCCCAGTAACGGATACGAGTACCGGTGGTCTTGGGTGTCACCTTGCCGATGATTTCAAGCTCGGTGGGCTTGCCCTTGCGGGTCTTTTTGAATTTGTTGTCCGGCGAACGATGCTCGGCATCCGAATCGTCGTAAACACCGGGATGTCCCTGATGGAACGCCATATGGTAGGTCTTGCCGTTGCGGTCGACCTCGACATCCAAACGGGAACTCAAAGCGTTGACCACAGAGGAGCCGACGCCGTGCAAGCCACCGGAAGCGCCGTAGGAGGAATTACCGAATTTTGCGCCGGCGTGCAGCTTGGTGAGCACCACTTCGACACCGGTGAGCTTGGTTTTCTTTTCAACGTCCACAGGGATGCCACGGCCGTTGTCGGCAACTTCGATCGAACCGTCGGTGTGCAGTGTGACTACGATCTTGTCGCAGGCACCGGCGAGCGCCTCGTCGACGGAATTATCGATAATCTCCCACAGGCAGTGCATAAGCCCCTGGCTATCGGTGGTGCCGATATACATGCCGGGACGCTTGCGTACGGCGTCAAGCCCTTCCAGCACGGACAGATTCTTGGCACTGTATTCCTCAACCATTCGCTTCTATACCTACCTTACCAACGACTATCAGGCTTTGGGCCACGAATTATCACCATACCCAACAGCCTCGCCAACGCCGTGCTTAAAGTCTAAAAGGCCAGCGAAGAATCTGAAATTTTGTCGGTTGTTTTACATACCACAATTGACCCGACACAAATCGGGTATTAAAACAATCAGATCCGTTCACTGTGAAATTTATCAGATACGGGAAACCCGCCGCACAAAAGCGGCGGGCACCAAAAAACTCACTGATCCAAGAAATCACGCAGTGTCTGCGAACGAGACGGGTGGCGCAACTTCGACATGGTCTTGGACTCGATCTGACGAATGCGCTCACGGGTCACTCCGTAGACACGACCGATGTCGTCAAGCGTCTTAGGCTGTCCGTCTTCAAGACCATAACGCATCTTGATGACGCCGGCTTCACGGGGGGAAAGCGTCTCGAGCACCTGCTTAAACTGCTCCTGCAGCAGGGAGAAGGCCACGGCCTCGGAAGGCGCGATCGCATCTGTGTCTTCAATCAGGTCGCCGAACTCGGAATCGCCGTCCTCACCGAGCGGGGTATGCAGCGAAATCGGCTCTCGGCCGTACTTCTGCACTTCCTGCACCTTCTCGACGGGCATATCGAGCTCGCGGGCCAGTTCGTCAGGCGTGGGCTCGCGGCCCAGATCCTGCAGCATCTGGCGCTGGACGCGCGAAAGCTTGTTGATGACCTCGACCATGTGGACGGGCACGCGAATCGTGCGGGCCTGGTCAGCCATGGCGCGAGTGATGGCCTGGCGAATCCACCAGGTGGCGTACGTGGAGAACTTGAAGCCCTTCTTCCAGTCGAACTTCTCGACGGCGCGAATGAGGCCCAAGTTACCTTCCTGAATCAAATCGAGAAAAAGCATGCCACGGCCGGTGTAGCGCTTGGCTAGGGAGACGACCAGACGAAGGTTGGCTTCCAGGAGATGATCCTTGGCCTTCTTGCCGTCGTTCGCCGCCCACTTGAGTTCGCGCTTGCGTTTGAAGTCCATGCCGTCACCCTGGGTGTCGAGCAGATGCTGGGCATAGAGACCGGCCTCGATGCGTTCGGAAAGATCGACTTCCTGCTCTGCATTCAGCAGGCTCACGCGGCCAATCTGCTTCAGATAGTCCTTAACGGGATCGGCGGTGGCACCAGCGGCGACCACGCGGCGTTTCGGGTTGCCGGAAGGCGTCAGATTGTCATCGTCGTCGTCATTGTTGCTGACGACGAATGCACCTTTGGCTTTCGGCAGCTCTGCGGCCTTGCGATGGGAAGCCGCACTGTCGTCGCTCTCGTCGTCTTCATCGTCATCAGGCTCGGAATTCTCATCCTCGTCTTCGTCATCATCAGGCAAAGTGGAGGAATCATCCGACAAATCGTCGAAATCCTCGTCTTCGTCGACTTCCCCAACGTCGTCGACATCTTCGAGGTCGGCGTCCTGAAGGTCTTCATCGTCTGAAATATCCTCAGAATTCTCGTCGATCTCACCAGCATCGACTTTTCCCGCGGTTATTTGTTCATCTTTCTTCGACTTTTTCGACGTCTTTTTTACAGCAGTGGTTTTCTTCGCTTTTTTCGTTCTGGCCGTCGCCTTTTGCGTTGCACCTGAAGAAGACGAACGGGTGGCCTTCGACTTACGAGTAACCTTGCTATCCTCGCTTTGCTCAGACTCTACGGTTGTTGCCTGTTCCTTCTTGGCCAAACGTACCCTCCTCAAGTGAATGATAATTATTCCCACGCTTACAAGACAGCGTGAATCCACCACATTACAAAACCTGTGACTATAGAAGTCAACCATCAAACAAGGACGATTATTCCCATTGTCAGCGAATGACTCCATCAAAGAACAATGAAATGCCTATTGAAAAATTTTCAAAGTCCCAATCTGGCACTCAGACGAGACCAAAGAACGACTTTCCGGTTTTTCACATTTGCCAGGCGGGACGCAAACCTTGATTTATCGCAGAGCAAATAATGCGTGCAAGTGTACATTGCTCATCCAAGCACAGTGCCTCACATGCATAGTCGAGCGCATCATCGCTGCCCAGCCACCATGACCCGTACGCCGCAACAGTCAACGGCTGCACCTCGAAACGACCGCAAACCAGTCTCGCCATATCGACAAGCATATCGATTCCACAAGTGCAACGTTCAAGATCCGGTGAGGCGTCGGCATCGTTGAAGGCAGCGTCCAACAGTCGATAAAGACGGATGACGTTGCCCGGCTCGTGGGGTTCGGCCGCCAAATCGAGCATTGCCTTGACGCCGATCTTTGCACTCTTCGCCCCGACCAATGACATAATCAGTGCATCACGCGGTGAAAGCATATCCGCCATAGCCACGCAGATCGCCAGCGCATGGGATTGCGACATACTGTGGACATGATTGCACAGATTCTCATTCCATTCGCAAAACGGCTCATTGAGCCACTCACGGTTCGCTTTTGCAATGCCTTTCTCCATTTTGTATTCTTGCAATCGTTGTGCCAAGGCTTCCAATTGCGGGTCTTGGACCTCATGGGGTTCTTGCGACTTTTCGCTTTCTTCTCCAAAATCTTCGCTGGTGCCGGCGGCTTGAGAGGCATGCTCTGCTATCGCGGCGTTGATGGCCTGCTCATTGACGACGTCCAGATTGGTGTCCTTGTCAAACCGGTCTCGTTGGTCTCGGTTCGGATTTTGTGCTTGTTTCTTATCGCGTCTTGGTGCCGCTACATGTATCGGCATATCGGCCATCGTGCGTTTCCGAGGCTGGGCCGCCCCCGTGTTTCTGAGCGCTGGACCATGGCCAGCAGTCGGTTTCCTACGACTGTCGGCCACATGCGTCGAGCGCGACCCCGAAGGCTTTGTTGCCGGATGAGGTTGCCGAGTCTTGCCGTTCGACTTCGTTGATATGTTTTTTGCCATAGTCACTCCTTTGTTATTTCTTGTCTAAGTTCCGTCTTTGCCGGCAGTCGCGGGAAACGGATAAAACATCTTGTCCAATTCACTATGGCACATTTTGCCTCTTTTCCGTGCTGATTTCGGCCACTGTGGTCGAATGCTCATAAGCGTTGGAAATCCGCCATTCTTTTGCTCTATACTGCGATGTGAATAATCAAGTAGGCTGATGTGGATAATCTTGGGACTTATGCAAGCAAGTGTGGATAACCATGTCATCGACCGACGTATCACCGAACTGTGCGAGAGATGGATGCGCGTCAATGGACACCATGAAGTGGCGATGAATCTCAACCCGACCTTGCAAGCGGTTTTCAACGAAGGCCTGGCCGCCAATCGTGGCGGCAAACGGCTTCGAGCGCTGCTCGCCTTGGCCGCGTTCAAAGCCTATGAAGTTTCGACATCCTCAAGGTCCGACGGCAATGACAGGACTTGCACAACTCCGAGCCATAGAAAACCTGCAAATACAATTCATTCCAAAGATTCCAGCCAAACTCACCCAACGATTCAAAACGTTCCCGATACCATGCTCGACTTGGCCTGTGCCATCGAAATCTACCAGACCAGCGCATTGATCCATGACGACATCATCGATGATTCACCACTGCGCCGAGGCCGACCCAGCGCCCACGTCGTTTTGAGACAGAAAAACGCGCCAGACAATTTCGGAACTGGGCTGGCACTGATGCTCGGCAACATGCTCGCCACCGCCTCGGCGGATATCGCCTCATTAGCCTTAGAAGACCATGTATTGCAATATGCTGACGCCAATCTGCATACGTTTCTTGACATGCAACGAGCCGTCGAAATCGGACAGACGCTGGATCTGAGCGCAGAGACCATCAGTCTCGACGAACCTGACGAACTCATCAACTCCTCACTCAACGTCTTTGCCTGGAAAACGGCAAGCTACACCACCATCGCACCGCTCGAGCTCGGACTCTGTGCGGCAGGGATGGCCCCAGAAACCGCACATCAGGCCGCATACGACATCGGGCTGCCGCTTGGGGTCGCGTTCCAGCTCACCGACGACTTGCTCGATGTCATCGGTACATCGCAATCCACCGGCAAGCCCGTCGGCGGGGACATCCGCGAAGGCAAGCACACCGTTCTGCTCGCCGACGCACTGCAATCAGCTGACGAAACGGACAGGCAGACTCTCATTGAGATATACCGTCAACCCGCCAGAAGCAGCGCTGACGTGCATACTGCACTCAGTCTTTTCGCGTCAACCGGTGCTATCAATCGGTCACGCAAACGTATCCGTGACCGGTGGAAGCAAACGCAGGCAGCAATCGTTACCACGGATTTGACACCAGAAAGCCGCACGGCGCTGACGGCATCCTGCGCACAATTCATCCCCGATGCACTGAGGTAATCCGCACTCCTCCCATTTCGCCGGGATCCTTCCCGTACCTTGCGGCATGTAATATTGAGACATTCGTACCCACCAGTAGCCAAGGAACACAACCAAGTCATGAGCGAAGCCGAAAACGAGCCGCAAACCCAGCTGATCGACGGGCGCTATCGCGTCCTGGGCCCGATTGCGGACGGCGGCATGGCTACGGTCTACAAGGCCAAGGACGAACGGCTCGAACGCGTGGTGGCTATCAAGGTGATGCACACGCAGCTGGCCCAAGGACCGCACCGCGACCAGTTCGTCGCCCGTTTCCATCGCGAGGCCCGCAGTGCCGCGGCCATCAGCAATCCGCATATCGTTCAGGTCTACGATTCCGGAACGGCCGGCGGACGCGACTATCTGGTGATGGAATACGTGCACGGCGTCAACCTCCGCCATGAAATGAACGAGCGCGGCACCTTCAGCGTCCACGAAACGGTACGCATCATTTCCCAGACGCTCGACGGGCTGGCAAGCGCACATCGTGCCGGCGTAGTGCACCGCGATATCAAGCCCGAGAACATTTTGCTCAACGACCGTGGACGCGTGCAGATCACCGATTTCGGGCTGGCCAAGGCGATGAGCGAAGCCACGCTTTCGACCACCGGCATGCTCTTGGGCACGGCGGCATATCTGGCTCCGGAGATGATCGAAAACAACATCGCTACACCGCAGGGCGACCTTTATTCCGTTGGTATCATGGCTTGGGAGATGTTGGCCGGGCAAGTGCCGTTCACTTCAGACAACCCGGTGACGATGGTCTTCAAACACGTCCATGAAGACGTGCCTGCACTCGAAACCGTCTGTCCTGGCATTGACCCTTCGATTTCCGGCTTTGTCAGCCATCTGACGGCACGGTCTGTTGAAGACCGCCCCATCGATGCCGCGGCCGCACTGCAGGAACTCAAAGCGCTGAGCTCGCGGATCGGTGTCGACGGCTGGCAATATCGCTATGTTCCGCAAGATGAAAAAATCGAAGCCAAAGCGAAAGGAGCCACTTCCCCACTGGTTGGCACCGCCGTACCGCTGGCTGACGCTGCTGTGAGCACCGCACCTTCCCGCGTCGCTCACAACGAAGCCGGAGACACCGCTTCATATGCGGCTAATCCGGCAAGTGAGGCGGCCGACTATCAAACCAAGGTTCCAGCGCCGCCTGCTCCCACTACCAGCACAAGCGCAATACGTTCAAACGCGTCACAGCCCAACGCACCATCGGCAGCGTCCTCGATATACGAACCTTCCAATGCTCCGGATACTTCGAGTATTTCGAGCACTTCCAACGGTTTCGCCACTCGCGAGCCTTCATCGGATACGGCGACTTCTGCCGCCGGCACATCTCCATTCGGGGCGACACAGGCCCTGCCGTCAAACAGCACTTACGAACGCCAATCCGCGCCCAACGCGGCCACACAGGCCATCAACGGACGGACGTTGGCAAATGATGGCACGGCCGCAGTGAACAATCCGACCATAACCATCGGACTGATGGATGCGCCGACCGATGAACAAGTCAAGGATTTGGCTGGCGATAATCCCACCACCAAGACCAAGTCCCAAAAGCGATCAAAACTGCGCAAGCCGGTGGTCATTACCACCATCATCCTGGCGCTTTTGGCCGTGCTCGCAGCCTGCGGCATAGCATGGTGGTATTTCCTCGGACCTGGAAGCTATTACAGCGTGCCCAAGCCTGAAGATCTGAACTGCTCGGAAAACAGTGTGTGCCGTATCACCGATGTCAAATGGAAACCGTACGAAAGCACCCTTAAAGTGGCCGGGGTTCCTTACGAGGTCTCTGAGCAATTTAGCGACAAGGTGGACAAGGGCTCTGTGATCTCCACCGATCCCGGCAACGTGGGAGGCCACGTGAGCAAGCGCACCAAGGCAACGCTCAAGGTGGTCGTCTCCAAGGGCATCAGGCACGTCACCATTCCCAAGGACATCCTCGATCCGTCGAGCGCCGACGGCAAAAAACCGATGGAAGCGCTCTCCCAGGCCGGTTTCACCAATATCGTCCATGTGGAAAGCAAGGACGAATACTCCGAAGACCTCCCTGCGGGAGCTGCGAAATCCGTTTCCCCCAAACCCGGAACGACCATCGCCCACAACAGCAAGGTGACGCTGGTCCTTTCCAAAGGACCGATGCCGGTGAGTATGCCTGACGTGATCGGGCGTTCGAAGGACGACGCACAGGCGGCGTTCAATGATGCTAAGCTCAAGCCGAACTACACCGAAGCGTTCAATGATTCGGTGCCTGCCGGTTCCATCGTCTCCACTTCGCTTAAGGCCGGCACGCAAATGCATTGGGGCGACAAAGTCGACGTTGTGGTCTCCAAAGGGCCAGAGACAGTGACCATTCCTGATGTGCGCGGCAAAAACGAAGGCGACGCACAGAAAACGTTGGAGGCTTTGGGCCTGAAAGTCAAAATTTCGGCGCCTCTGGGCGACCTCACCCATCAGGTTCGTTTCCAGTCACCCGACCCGGGAGCGCAGATTCGCGTGCGCGGCAACGACGGCAATCCCACCGTCGTCACGCTTACCGTGGTCTAAAGGATTATTTCGGCTGGTCGGCTTCTTGCACCTTTTTCATCCTCGCCTTGACGGTTTGAGCGTATTCGTCGACGTATTCCTGGCCACTGAGTTTGTCGATTTCGGCCATGACATGGTCGGTCAGCTCACGCAGCTCTTCGTGGGTGATGGTGTCGGGATCGACTTTCTTGACGGCAATCGGCTTGCCGTAAACCACCTTGGTATGCCCCGAGCTGGGGATGACCTGGCCGGGCATCTGAATCTTCCTGCTGCCAATGACGGCAGTGGGAATGATGCTGCAACCGGTTTCCAAGGCCAGCTTGGCCGCTCCGGTATGGCCGCGATACAGCCTTCCATCAGGGCTGCGCGTGCCCTCCACATGAATGCCGAAAAGATGCCCATCCTCGATGATCTCGCGGGCATGGGCCAACGCTCCGAGCGATTTAGAACCGCCGGAACGGTCCACCGGGAAGACGCCGACAGAGGTGAACCACCATTTGATAAATTTGCCTTTGATGCCTTTGCCTTCGAAATACTCGGCTTTGCCCATGAAATGAATCATGCGCGGGCTCGTCAGAGGAATCAGCGCATCGTCGATGACGGCCAGATGATTCGAGGCGATGATGCCGCCACCGGTTTTGGGGATGTTCTCGACGCCGACACCCGTCGGGTGCATGCGCCACCGGGCAATCGGGCCAAGTCCTTTGACAAAGAACCAATAGAGCACGAGCTCTTCCCTCCCTGGTTCGTGCAGGTCTCACAGGCGCGCACGTACCGCACAATTGGCCGACCGCTGGGTTAGAGTGGTCGGTATGACTAGCCTCAAGGATAGCAACAACAGTGACGACAAGCGAGACGGCGCCGATTCCGGTGCGAGTTCCAACGACGCGTCGAATGGAAACGGGAGCGGAAATCCCTCCTCTTCCGATGCTGCTGCGCAAGATGAGGCTTGGAAGCGCTTTGAGGCGGAACACGCCGATGATCTTGATGACATCAGCAGTTCCCGAAACGCCAAGCGCTTTGAAAAGCGCGCCAAACGCGAGGAAAAGAAGGCTCTGCTCTCCGTTGAGGACATCACGCCGGATTCCTTCGCCAATGGTTTTTCAGCGTCATCCTCTTCCTCTAAGCCTCGCGGGCCCCGCGATTTCGAAGGTTCCAGCTGGCTCGACACCGATAACGTCATTGACAGCTTCGACGATTTCACGCCGCCGAATCCCGACCTTGGCCACCTTGACCCGGTCAAGGTCGTGTTCTGGGGATTGTTGGTTATCGGCATCGCCGGCCTGATCGCTGCGGTCTTTTTCCCCAGGTTCGCTGGCATCATGGGCCTTGTTTTCGGCCTGTCCGCGCTGATCGGTGGAGTGGGACTTCTCACCAAGCATAAGGGATTCCATCAGACCCAGACGGATTATTACGATGACGGGTCGAGGGTCTGAAGATTCGCACTTCAGATACGTACAAACGGAACGGTGGCCGGCAGATTTCTCTGTCAACCATCGTTTTCCTCTATCCGCTAACCCAGAGCTAGCGGATAGCTAAACAAGCTTCACTTCTTTTCGTTCTGTCCGTGGCACATCTTGTACTTGCGACCCGAACCGCAGGGGCAAGGATCGTTCTTTTTGGTGCCGGGGAACGTCCTGCCGTCAGCCCACGGGCTCTTGAGCTCTTCGGCCTTCGGACGCTTGCTGGCCGGAACCTTGCCCTCAGCGTGGCTCATCGGTTCGGGGCCCACGATACTGGGCTCAGGATTGCCTTCGTCGCTTTCTTCAGTTTCGGCGATATCGGCTTCCTCGGCATCTTCATCGGCTGCATCGGGATCGCCCGGAGCGGAGGCTACCGTAGCTTGGGATTCCGCGGCCTCCCCGTCATCAACAGACCCGACCCCAGCGGCTTGTGCGGCCGCATCAACAGCCTCGTCCTCGGCGGAGGCCTCGGCCTGTTCGGTTTCGGCTTCGGCGTCTTCGGTCTTGGCCACCTGCTGGATGTCGACGTGGAAGAGCAGCTGGATGCTCTCTTCCTTGATGGCGTCGATCATCTTGTTGTACATCTGGAAGCCTTCGCGCTGGTACTCGACCAACGGATCGCGCTGACCCATGCCACGCAGGCCGATGCCGTCCTTCAGGTAATCCATCTCGTAGAGGTGTTCACGCCACTTCTTGTCGAGAACCGCAAGCACAACGCGACGCTCTAGCTCACGCAGCCCGTCGGCACCGATCTTGTCTTCGTAGCCGGCATACTGCTTCTTGGCGTCGTCAACAATGAATTCCTTGACGGCGTCGACGGCCTTTTCGCCTTTGAGACCTTCTGCCTTCTTCTTAGCGTCGTCCTCTTCAACGGAAATCGGATACACCGTCTTCAGCGCGCTGAACAGGCCGTCCCAATCCCATTCGTCGGGCTTGTCACTGCCGTTGTTGGCGCCCTTGATGTAGCTTTCGACGGTTTCGTCGATAAAGCG
The window above is part of the Bifidobacterium sp. ESL0732 genome. Proteins encoded here:
- a CDS encoding DUF308 domain-containing protein; this encodes MTSLKDSNNSDDKRDGADSGASSNDASNGNGSGNPSSSDAAAQDEAWKRFEAEHADDLDDISSSRNAKRFEKRAKREEKKALLSVEDITPDSFANGFSASSSSSKPRGPRDFEGSSWLDTDNVIDSFDDFTPPNPDLGHLDPVKVVFWGLLVIGIAGLIAAVFFPRFAGIMGLVFGLSALIGGVGLLTKHKGFHQTQTDYYDDGSRV
- a CDS encoding polyprenyl synthetase family protein yields the protein MQASVDNHVIDRRITELCERWMRVNGHHEVAMNLNPTLQAVFNEGLAANRGGKRLRALLALAAFKAYEVSTSSRSDGNDRTCTTPSHRKPANTIHSKDSSQTHPTIQNVPDTMLDLACAIEIYQTSALIHDDIIDDSPLRRGRPSAHVVLRQKNAPDNFGTGLALMLGNMLATASADIASLALEDHVLQYADANLHTFLDMQRAVEIGQTLDLSAETISLDEPDELINSSLNVFAWKTASYTTIAPLELGLCAAGMAPETAHQAAYDIGLPLGVAFQLTDDLLDVIGTSQSTGKPVGGDIREGKHTVLLADALQSADETDRQTLIEIYRQPARSSADVHTALSLFASTGAINRSRKRIRDRWKQTQAAIVTTDLTPESRTALTASCAQFIPDALR
- a CDS encoding Stk1 family PASTA domain-containing Ser/Thr kinase; the encoded protein is MSEAENEPQTQLIDGRYRVLGPIADGGMATVYKAKDERLERVVAIKVMHTQLAQGPHRDQFVARFHREARSAAAISNPHIVQVYDSGTAGGRDYLVMEYVHGVNLRHEMNERGTFSVHETVRIISQTLDGLASAHRAGVVHRDIKPENILLNDRGRVQITDFGLAKAMSEATLSTTGMLLGTAAYLAPEMIENNIATPQGDLYSVGIMAWEMLAGQVPFTSDNPVTMVFKHVHEDVPALETVCPGIDPSISGFVSHLTARSVEDRPIDAAAALQELKALSSRIGVDGWQYRYVPQDEKIEAKAKGATSPLVGTAVPLADAAVSTAPSRVAHNEAGDTASYAANPASEAADYQTKVPAPPAPTTSTSAIRSNASQPNAPSAASSIYEPSNAPDTSSISSTSNGFATREPSSDTATSAAGTSPFGATQALPSNSTYERQSAPNAATQAINGRTLANDGTAAVNNPTITIGLMDAPTDEQVKDLAGDNPTTKTKSQKRSKLRKPVVITTIILALLAVLAACGIAWWYFLGPGSYYSVPKPEDLNCSENSVCRITDVKWKPYESTLKVAGVPYEVSEQFSDKVDKGSVISTDPGNVGGHVSKRTKATLKVVVSKGIRHVTIPKDILDPSSADGKKPMEALSQAGFTNIVHVESKDEYSEDLPAGAAKSVSPKPGTTIAHNSKVTLVLSKGPMPVSMPDVIGRSKDDAQAAFNDAKLKPNYTEAFNDSVPAGSIVSTSLKAGTQMHWGDKVDVVVSKGPETVTIPDVRGKNEGDAQKTLEALGLKVKISAPLGDLTHQVRFQSPDPGAQIRVRGNDGNPTVVTLTVV
- a CDS encoding toprim domain-containing protein; this translates as MVEEYSAKNLSVLEGLDAVRKRPGMYIGTTDSQGLMHCLWEIIDNSVDEALAGACDKIVVTLHTDGSIEVADNGRGIPVDVEKKTKLTGVEVVLTKLHAGAKFGNSSYGASGGLHGVGSSVVNALSSRLDVEVDRNGKTYHMAFHQGHPGVYDDSDAEHRSPDNKFKKTRKGKPTELEIIGKVTPKTTGTRIRYWADPEIFNDTARFSYEQLIDRVRQTSFLVPGLKIVVIDENIPETGDAAVDDMFEVDTPQPEESVAGSGANADASAVAEAPTLASAFDDDNDSMVSSDGFENIGTDGDAELSQDDDETRAADDMSETAQTDDDNPSDKSQNDDDGNNAGTNTSLNIETDGAPARPHKRVEEFLHTGGVKDFVDFLSHGEPVSTVWSIAGDATYTEETQAVDTDGDLHAEKIKRDCSVNIALRWVNGYDTTIRSFVNVVETPGGGMHVDGFLQSITKQVRKAVEANARKLKVNLKDSKNKVERDDILAGLVAVVTVRIAEPQFQGQTKDVLGTAPVRPIVARMTDKQFGEMINGSRRGFKEQSGRVLEKIVGEMHARIQARKTKEVTRRKNALESASMPAKLSDCQPGNDDVAELFIVEGDSALGTAKAARNSGFQALLPIRGKILNVQKASMTQILANKECSAIIQVIGAGSGANFDVTQTRYDKVIMMTDADVDGAHIRILLLTLFYRFMRPLISHGHVYAAVPPLHRIALAGKHKGEFIYTYSDDELAGKLAELDKKGIAYNPDVQRYKGLGEMDADQLADTTMDPRTRMLRRISMEEAEDASGIFTLLMGDEVPPRRQFIVDNADDFDRTKIDT
- a CDS encoding RNA polymerase sigma factor, producing MAKKEQATTVESEQSEDSKVTRKSKATRSSSSGATQKATARTKKAKKTTAVKKTSKKSKKDEQITAGKVDAGEIDENSEDISDDEDLQDADLEDVDDVGEVDEDEDFDDLSDDSSTLPDDDEDEDENSEPDDDEDDESDDSAASHRKAAELPKAKGAFVVSNNDDDDDNLTPSGNPKRRVVAAGATADPVKDYLKQIGRVSLLNAEQEVDLSERIEAGLYAQHLLDTQGDGMDFKRKRELKWAANDGKKAKDHLLEANLRLVVSLAKRYTGRGMLFLDLIQEGNLGLIRAVEKFDWKKGFKFSTYATWWIRQAITRAMADQARTIRVPVHMVEVINKLSRVQRQMLQDLGREPTPDELARELDMPVEKVQEVQKYGREPISLHTPLGEDGDSEFGDLIEDTDAIAPSEAVAFSLLQEQFKQVLETLSPREAGVIKMRYGLEDGQPKTLDDIGRVYGVTRERIRQIESKTMSKLRHPSRSQTLRDFLDQ
- a CDS encoding lysophospholipid acyltransferase family protein, producing MLYWFFVKGLGPIARWRMHPTGVGVENIPKTGGGIIASNHLAVIDDALIPLTSPRMIHFMGKAEYFEGKGIKGKFIKWWFTSVGVFPVDRSGGSKSLGALAHAREIIEDGHLFGIHVEGTRSPDGRLYRGHTGAAKLALETGCSIIPTAVIGSRKIQMPGQVIPSSGHTKVVYGKPIAVKKVDPDTITHEELRELTDHVMAEIDKLSGQEYVDEYAQTVKARMKKVQEADQPK